The Geminocystis sp. NIES-3708 genomic sequence ATTGGAGGGGGAGGGTTTTTAATAGGTTTAGGGTTGGCAATTTTAGTCTTTTTTACTAATAAATCAGCATTATATTTATTAATACCTTATCTTTTATGGAGTCCTATTGGTACTTATGTTACTTGGGCAATGATACCTTTAAATCGTGATTCTATTTAATACTATTAAAAAATAATAGTTAATAAAATAATTTTAATCTTAACAATAAAGATGGAATAAATCACTTTTATGAAGCAAAAAAAAGATACAAAAATAATTTTTAACCTTAAATAATAATAATGATAAGTAAATATTAGGCTTACAAAAAGCATCTGTGTTAAAATAGATTAAATCATGTCCATTTAAAATGTCTTCAGCGAATGAACTCTAATCTCGATTTTCTTAATCATCTTAACCTGTGTCAACGTCAATCCGTAGAACATTTTTGCGGACCTTTATTAGTTGTAGCTGGTGCTGGATCGGGAAAAACTAGAGCTTTAACTTATCGTATCGCTAATTTAATTCTAACCCATAAAGTTGCTCCAGAAAATATTTTAGCCGTGACTTTTACTAACAAAGCGGCACGGGAGATGAAAGAAAGAATTGAATTAATTTTCGCTCAAAGAATTGCCGAAGAAAAACATGGGCAAAGATGGGATTTATTATCTGAATTAGAGCAAAAACAAATAAAATCTAAAGTTTATCGCAACACAATTAAACCTCTTTGGGTAGGAACTTTTCATAGTTTATGTGCTAAAATTTTGCGTTTTGATATAAATAAATATCAGGATGATAAAGGAAGAGTTTGGCAAAGAAATTTTACAATTTTAGATGAGTCTGATGTTCAAAGTCTAGTCAAACAAATTGTCACAAAAAAGCTCAATCTTGATGATAAAAAATTTGAACCTAGAAAAATGCGTTATAGCATTAGTAATATTAAAAATTTAGGTTTGTCTCCTCAACAATATGCTCAACAAAATCAAGATTATAAAGGTAGAGTTATTGCAGAAATTTATGAAGAATATCAAAGTCAATTAGCGGCAAATAATGCTTTAGATTTTGATGATTTATTATTAATACCTGTGCGCATCTTTCAACAAAATGAATCAGTTTTGGGTTATTGGCATCAACAATTTAAACATATTTTAGTTGATGAATATCAAGACACAAATCAAATTCAATATGAGTTAATTCGACTATTATCTACTAATAATGAAACGAATAAAAAAGAATGGAATTGGCAAAATAGATCTGTTTTTGTAGTAGGTGATGCAGATCAATCTATTTACTCTTTTCGTATGGCAGATTTTACTATTTTGTTGAATTTTCAAGAAGACTTTGGAGATAATTTACCCGATGAAAAAACTCAAACAATGGTTAAGTTAGAAGAAAATTATCGCTCCAGAGAAAATATTTTACAAGTAGCAAATCATTTAATTGAAAAAAATACCCAACGCATTGATAAAGTATTAAAAGCAACCCGTGGTGAAGGAGAAACTATTTATACTTATCGAGCAGATAATGAAAGAGAGGAAGCTAGTTTTGTTTGTCGAAAAATTTTGCAATTAGTACAAGAAAATCCTGAATTAAATTGGGGTGATTTTGCTATTTTATATCGTATAAATGCTCAATCTCGTGCTTTTGAAGATGAATTGATTAATAAAAATATTCCTTATAGTATTGTGGGTGGTTTAAAATTCTATGAAAGAAAAGAAATTAAAGACGCTTTAGCTTATTTACGTTTAATTACTAATCCTGCTGATACTGTTAGTCTCTTACGCATTATTAATACTCCTCGTCGAGGAATTGGGAAAACAACTATTGATAATTTATTAACTGCTTCTCAAGAATTAAATATTCCTTTATGGGAAATTATTAGTGATGAAACTTCTGTTAATACTATTGCTGGAAAAGCCTCAAAAAAAGTTAATCAATTTGCTCAAATTATCAATGATTGTCAAGCCAAAATACAAGAAACACCTGCGGTGGAAATTTTAAATCAAATACTTAATAATTCTGGTTATTTAGAAGATTTAAAACAACAAGGTACAGATGAAGCGGAAGGAAGGACAGAAAACTTAAATGAATTATTAAACGCTATGCTTCAATTTCAAGAGGATAATGAAGATTCTAGCTTAGAAGGTTTTTTGAGTAGTGCCGCTTTAGCCTCAGATTTAGATAATCTTCAAGAAGGAGAAAAGACAGTATCTTTGATGACTTTACATTCTGCTAAAGGATTAGAATTTCCTGTAGTTTTTTTGGTGGGTTTTGAACAAGGTTTATTACCCCATAATCGTAGTTTACGTGATCCTATGGATTTAGAGGAAGAAAGACGCTTGTGTTACGTAGGGATAACAAGGGCAAAAGAACAATTATTCATCACCTACGCCAGAGAAAGATATTCATGGGGAAATGTAGATT encodes the following:
- the pcrA gene encoding DNA helicase PcrA translates to MNSNLDFLNHLNLCQRQSVEHFCGPLLVVAGAGSGKTRALTYRIANLILTHKVAPENILAVTFTNKAAREMKERIELIFAQRIAEEKHGQRWDLLSELEQKQIKSKVYRNTIKPLWVGTFHSLCAKILRFDINKYQDDKGRVWQRNFTILDESDVQSLVKQIVTKKLNLDDKKFEPRKMRYSISNIKNLGLSPQQYAQQNQDYKGRVIAEIYEEYQSQLAANNALDFDDLLLIPVRIFQQNESVLGYWHQQFKHILVDEYQDTNQIQYELIRLLSTNNETNKKEWNWQNRSVFVVGDADQSIYSFRMADFTILLNFQEDFGDNLPDEKTQTMVKLEENYRSRENILQVANHLIEKNTQRIDKVLKATRGEGETIYTYRADNEREEASFVCRKILQLVQENPELNWGDFAILYRINAQSRAFEDELINKNIPYSIVGGLKFYERKEIKDALAYLRLITNPADTVSLLRIINTPRRGIGKTTIDNLLTASQELNIPLWEIISDETSVNTIAGKASKKVNQFAQIINDCQAKIQETPAVEILNQILNNSGYLEDLKQQGTDEAEGRTENLNELLNAMLQFQEDNEDSSLEGFLSSAALASDLDNLQEGEKTVSLMTLHSAKGLEFPVVFLVGFEQGLLPHNRSLRDPMDLEEERRLCYVGITRAKEQLFITYARERYSWGNVDYCTPSQFLEELPQDLITSNLRSRQSISQKAKEESETPSQSHDWKEGDQIHHPTFGTGIVTHLLGLGKKNTLVVQFEVGRKIINPNHTKLEKI